Part of the Bubalus bubalis isolate 160015118507 breed Murrah chromosome 9, NDDB_SH_1, whole genome shotgun sequence genome is shown below.
GCATTTCCGTCTAGTCTCAGATAACGAGCAGAAAGGGGCAAGTTCTCACAAACAAATCTTCTAATAGTCAGACACCTAATTAATCTGAGGTCCTCACAACCTCTGCTTAATCACATTGACACAATTTCCTTATGTTAATAGCCTTACAATCTCACCTCCTAGTGTCCTGAGTCACTTGAAATCATGGGGATTCAAGTCTCCCAATGTCTTAAGTCATTTGACATTTAACACACCTTTCTTATGTTAAAATAAGAATCTGATGAATCTTACTAAGGTTATAAGAGAAGTAAAAGATGGCAAAGCACTTTGCAAATTCTCAATatctatttgcatttttttaattaagaaaaaagtgtAACTGACACACTAGATGACATGCTTAGACTTGCTGAGTCAGAACTTCCTCAGGAGGgagctagaaaaataaatttcataggAAATCCTTAAGTAACCAATGAGCAAAACTGCAGATGGGCAAGACACCACTCAGCATCTACACCATGAAGTCTGATGGGAAATGTTTCTTTTAGAATttagagcaagaaaaaaaatgagcctTCCCTAAGGACTGCTTCCTCATTTCTGGTTATAAGATTTATGTAGCTtggtctatttcatttatttttcctgtctATCCAGAAACTCAAAGAAAAACTGATGACTCAGTTTATCCCAATGTTTAACATATGTGCCTTCTCCCTTCATCCCTTTTTTGATTCTTGCCTCATATATCTTGCATTTTCATTGTCGTTGCTGTTGCTTGTTTTTTCAGATACATATTATAGTTGATTTCATTATAATAAATCATCTCATGTTCTACAGTACAGAGAcgtaaaaatgtttgtttttcctagGTCTTAAGCCGTCTCTAGCTGGTAATTGTTTCTCTGTGTCTGGTTTGTTTCTAAGGACACACCTACAAGGCTCCAGAATAAGCCAAGGGCAACCAAATCCTGCTTTTCCAGTTCTGTTTCACAAGTCCTCCAGGACAGAGGGCTCAAAGCAGTTCCCAGTGAGTGCTCAGAATTCAGGCCCCGGCTTCAACCAAACACAGCTTATTCTGAACATCCTGACTTTGCAATTTTGCTTctagaaatcaaaataaatatgtcCACCGTGGGTCACAAATCCTAGTTCATTAAGGTTTTGTTGGTAGAAGtaatttttccagaaaatgtttacagtttttaatgatgcaaaaaaaatgaaatatataaaaattattattatccaGAATAACTGAAGAACATTTCAAATTAAGAGAACTAAATTTCAGATAATGTAAGTCCAAAGTCTCAGAACCAGTAAATGACAAGAAAAAGGATTTGAACCTAACTCCAAAGAACAAGCCCTTAATCCctaaaaatgtatgaaatttcAGAGTTAAAAGTTTCATAAATTCTTTTTGGAAAAGTCTTTCAAAAAATCTGAACCCATGTTGTTGGGCTAGTAAACTAAAAtctgaccttaaaaaaaaattaacaaggttATTGGTGTTCCACAGTCTTcattgggtttccctagtggctcagcagtaaagaatctacctgcaacacaggagaaacacaggatcaggaagatcacttggaaaaggaaatggcaacccactcctgtgggTTGCCTGAaaaaaccccagggacagaggagcctgctgagaTTGCAACAGTCAGACGTGATTTAGTGAGTAAACCACTACTCCCACCAGTCTTTGTTATTCTCAGGGACTAGCAGAGTGCCCTTGAAGACACTTGAAAAGAGTGGATGGAAGAATTTTGACAAGTCTAGTgtagtcttttcatttcttccacaaCCTTGTTACACAGATGTGGGTCCTCAGTGGCCACTGGTGTGGTTCTTGCCCACTTGGTCATAAAGGATTAAACCACTGTCAAATCTGACCCAGCTGAGCCAGAAGACTCTCCCAGAATTATTTAATGTGGATAGTAAGACAAGACTGAAACCGTAAAGCACAATGACAATTACGGCATTAATTGCACTCTACAGCTCTACAGCATATAGCGCTATAGTCTAGAATAGAAGATCTAGGTACTTCTGTCCTGGATCCTGTTCTTCCCAAGCATTACTTCAGTGTATTTTCAATaaaccttttgtttgtttgtcttcctTTAAGCCAGTATAGGTATGCATGCAACACAAAGAAACTCTCATAATGCAGATAGCTAAGCAAAGAGTGAATACCTACtaaatactgaaaaatacatTACTTTCTATCATAAATTTAGATAATCCACCTTCTGCATTTTCCAGAGACTTCCAGTTTTTTATTCCCAACTCCGTTGACATTTAAtaaacattgtgtaaatttaagatgtacaatgtgttgatttgatagacatgtatactgcaaaatgattaccatgaaaaggttagttaacacattcATGGCCTCAcatggttactttttttttaattttattttttaatttattttttggccaagtGCAGcaagcttagttccctgaccagggatggaccccCACACCCCCTTCAGTGAAAGTgcattcttaacccctggacctccagggaagtccatatagtgagaacttttaagatctactttcttagcaactttcaagttcacaatacagtattattaactacagcaccatgctgtatattagatCCCCAGCTTACTGatattataactggaagtttgtaaacTTTGACCAGCTTCACCCATTTCTGTCACCATTTCCTCtggccctggcaaccaccagtttacTCTCTACTTGAATGACttcccttttttttaagatttcatatatacatgaggtcatacaatatttgtcttcctttgtctaacttgatagctcagctggtaaagaacccacctgcaatgcaggagaccctagtttgatttctggatcaggaagatccactggagaagtgaatggctactcactccagtattcttgtctaacttacttcactttagCATAACATCATCACAATTCATCTGGTggtttagccgctcagtcgtgtccaactcttgcgaccccatagactgtaggcctccaggctcctctgtccatagtattttctaggcaagaatactagagtgggctgccatttccttctccaggggatcttcccaacccagggatcaaacacaggtctcctgcactgcaggtaacttctttaccaactgagctaccagggaaacattgctgcaaatggcaggatttccttcttttctaaggtTGAACAATATTACATATaacaccacaccttctttatccattcatccattgacagGCATAGGCTGTTTCTATATCTTGTTTATTGTAACTAATGTTGCAATGAATATGGAGGTACAGACATTTCTTTGAgataatgattttatttcctttgatatATATTctgaagtaggattgctggatcgtgtggtagttctgtttttatttttttgtggtagttctgttttttattttttagcctttatgactgcaccaatttacacccccaccaacagtgcacaaaggttcccttttctccatatccttgccagcacttgttatCTGTTATCTTTGATGATAGCCGTTCTAACAGGTGCGAAGTGATGTCTCATCACGGCCTTgttttgtatttccctgatgattagtgatgttgagcaccttgtCATATACCTGTCagccatttttatgtcttctttggaaaaaatgtctcttcgggtccttttcccatttttttaataaaaaaaaaaatttgtttttgctgttgatCACTATGAGTTCCTTAtctattttggaagttaatcccTTAACAGATAcaagatttgcaaatattttctcccattcagagcttcccttgtggctcagctggtaaagaatctgcctgcaatgtgggagacctaggttcgatccctgggttgggaagatctcctggagaagggaaaggttacccactccagtattctggtctggagaattccatggactgtatagtccatgaattcacagagttggacacgactgagcgaccttcactttcacttttcacttctcccattccataggttaccttttcattttgtttatcatttcaaAACTAAGCTAAATTTAAACATCACATCATCTTAAAATTATCTAAGATTTCTATTATATTCAGCATCTGACATGCAGACTGCTTCTTCCCAACAAATATGACCCAAGAATCCTCCTTCAGATCTGAGTGCCTAATCTGTGCTCAGGAAATTTACTGTAAGTAAAATGATTGGTGTACTCCCTGTGGGAGAGAGACATGCCCTATCAGAGCTTTTGTCATTATCTCCATCCGTTTGTTGTACAATTTGAAATCCCTCTTTCATGCTGGTAAAATAGCAAAAcacaacacaacaaaacaaataacaacagcaaaaaggcAGGCACCGAATCGGTACTGGATTTGGTGCACTGCAAAGGAATatgtaagacttccctggtggctcagatggtaaagaatccacctgcaatgcagcataccggggtttgatccctgggtcgggaagatcccctggagagggaaatggctacccattccagtattcttgcctggagaattccatgaacagaggagcctggtgggctacagtccatggcgttgcaaagagttggacacaactgagcaactaatacacaagCAAATATCTAAGATCTCCAGCAACCTGTAGAGATTTTGAAATTTCCCAACTGCTCTACAATACACATTTCCTCTTCCTGCCCTATGTTACACTTCTTCCCACCCTCCAATAAGACCCGTCTCTGCAGCCAGCAGGaacacttgtttttgttttgttttctattttttatttatttttattttttcaactggagtcaaattgctttacaatattgtgttagtttctggtatacaacacgaatcagctatatgtatacatatatcccctcttcttgagcctccctcccacctcccccaaaaTTCCACCCCTCTAGCTCAtcacagaggacttccctggtggctcagatggtaaagaatctgcttgcaatgcaggagaccgggttctatccctgggttaggaagatcccctggagaaggaaatagcaatctactccagtattcttgcctggagaatccccatggacagaggagtctggcgggctacagtgcgtgggattgcaaagagttggacaagactgagcaactaagcacacacatgtcatcacagagcactgggctgagctccctgtgctagatGGCAGCTTCCCGGTCACTATCTATTTTGCACATGATGGGGTATATATGTCAACGCTACTCTCAGTTTGTCCTGCACTCTCCTTCCCTCCGTgttccataagtctgttctctacttcTGCACCCCTATTCCTGCCCTCAAATAGGTTCATCTCTACCAGGTTTCTAGATTCCGTAGGTATATGCATTAATGTAAGATATatgtttacttcactctgtatgacagattctaggtccatccacatcacttcAAATGACCCAAATTCGAGGAACAACTGTTTTTGAAGATCAAGAATCTCTCATATCttgatgttttcttttgcttttttatgatccCTTGACACTATTATCTCACTGTAACCTTATAACTGCAGTACAGTTGGGCCAAGTGTACAACTGAAGTAACCTGAGCCAAGTATTATTTTCTTCACAAGCTAGGTGAGGAAACCAAGATTTAGGGAAGCTAATGGATATCATGCCTAAGATATGAGAGCCGATGGTGGCTGAGTGTGAGGCTGGTCCAATCTCCAGCACAGCTCTGCTGCCCTGTGACACCCTGAGGACACAGTTCACAGCATCACTGTGTCCACAATCCCAACGTCCCTACCCTGACATCAGCACTTCAGAGAATTTACCTCTTACACTTTACAGCAATGCCATGCAGGAAAAGTAAAATAAGGTGtttatcactcagttgtgtccaactgtttgcagctctgtggactatagcccaccaggctcctctgtatgggattctccaggcaagcatactggagtgggttcccattcccttttccgggggatcttcccaactcaaggattgaatccaggtctcttgcattgtaggcagattctttactgtctgagccaccagggaaagagtacttctattaaaatattcatattctttaacatctgagccatgCAGAAAGAGCACatctattaaaatattcaaattcagattctttaccttctgagccatgcAGAAAGAGTACttctattaaaatattctaattgtATGGATTCCTTCTGCAACGTCCCATCTCATTCTGAACAAAAGCTATTCAGATTGTTTTACAGTGGTGGCTGAGGACCTCCCTGAGTTGCCCAGTTCACATTTCTTCTACTGCCATTCATTCCTTTGCACCTTCCACTCTAGCCATCTGGGATCCTTGCCTTTCTTTAACACTTCAGGCATGTTCTTTCCTCAGAGCCTTGCATTTACTGTATCCTTTgactaaaagggcttccctggtggctcaaacagtaaagagttTGTCTACAGTGTgagagactgggttcaatccctgggttgggaagattccctggagaaggaaatggcaacccactccagtactcttgcctttaaaatcccatggacagaggagcttggtgcaggctactatcaatggggtcgcaaagagtcgggcacgactgagtgacttcgcttcgATTGCCTAAAATACCCTTCCCCAAGACAGCCACATGGCTTGCTCCCTCagttcattttctctttgagATTACCTTCTCAGTGAGACCTTTGTTTGGTATTTTGCTTAAAGTTGCATCTTCTGACCCACCATTTCTTATCCCTTTAGGCTGCTATATTTTAGTCCATAGCACTCATCTTTTAACACGtgttaagaattttatttatcttgttcccttttctgcacctTCAATAGACTACAAGTTCTATGAGCCTatacttttacttcttttgttcAATATTCCTGGAAATATATATGAGAAGCAAGTAGAACAGCATTTGTCAAAGAGTAACtagtcaataaatacttattgtgCTCTATATTAAGCaaaccccttcatggatcactgccttgtcatggcaaaggggcttgcaaaactcaatgaagctatgagccatactGTGCAGGGCTACCCAAAACAGAAGGGTCATAGtggggagttctgacaaaatacagtccactggaggagggaatggcaaaccattccagtattcttgccatgagaacaccatgaacagtatgataaggcaaaaagatatgacactgcaAGACGAGCCCCCCAAGCCTTAGGGTGTCCACTAtgatactggggaagagcagaggtcaATTAccaatagctccagaaagaatgaagcagctgggccaaagcagaaacaatgctcagatggggatgtgtctggtggtgaaagtaaagtctgatgatataaagaacaatattgcataggaacctggaaagttaggtccatgaatcaaggtaaactgggtgtggtcaagcaggagatggcaagagtgaacatcaacatcttaggaatcagtgaactaaaatggacctgaatgggtgaatttaattcagatgaccattatatctactactgtaggcaagaatccattagaagaaatggagaagccctcatagtcaataaaaaaaaagtctgaaatacagtacttgggtgcaatctcaaaactgacagaatgatcatggttcatttccaaggcaaaccattcaacatcagagtaAACCAAGTCCATGCTCTGGCAAGTTTGGCCatggggtacaaaatgaagcagggcaaaggctaacagagttttgtcaaaagaacacactggtcatagcaaacaccgttttccaacaacacaaga
Proteins encoded:
- the C9H5orf46 gene encoding uncharacterized protein C5orf46 homolog isoform X2, whose amino-acid sequence is MRTASSYVVPFRGKAAENFWNMVIKNKENIHQSDFPRTHLQGSRISQGQPNPAFPVLFHKSSRTEGSKQFPVSAQNSGPGFNQTQLILNILTLQFCF